DNA sequence from the Oncorhynchus clarkii lewisi isolate Uvic-CL-2024 chromosome 9, UVic_Ocla_1.0, whole genome shotgun sequence genome:
cacagccattaaactatgtaactgttttaaagtcaacattggcctcatggtgaaatccttgaccGGTTTCCTTCCCCTCCGGCAAATgaattaggaaggacgcctgtgaatgggtgtattgattcaccatccaaagtgtaattaataaattTACcctgctcaaaaggatattcaatgtatgcttttatctaccaatatgtgcccttctttgtgacAAATTGGAAAATGTCCCTGCTctgtgtggttgaatctgtgtttgaaatgtggtagtcattcaaaaatcatgtttaacactattattaaacacagagtccatgcaacttattatgtgacttgctaagcacatttttactcctgaacttatttaggcatgTCAGAACAatggggctgaatacttattgactcaagacatttcagctttattttaccccctttttcgatcttgtctcatctctttaactccccaacgggctcgggagacaaaggtcaagtcatgcgtcctctgaaacatgacccgccaaaccgcgcttcttaacacccgcccgcttaacccggaagccagacgcaccaatgtgtcgtTCACCTGACAAACCGAGGTCAacctgcaggtgcccggcccgtcacaaggagtcgctagagcgtgatgagccaagtaaagcccccccggccaaaccctcccctaacccggacgatgcttggccaatgggactcccgatcatggctGGTTGTTACACAGCCCGGGAgtaaaccagggtctgtagtgacgccttagaccgctgcgccactctggagtccCCAGCTTTTCATTAATTTGTAAGATTTTcaaaaaacatcattccactttgacattatggggtattgtgtgttggccagtgacaaaacatctcaatttcATTTTAAGCTGTAAcaccaacaaaatgtggaaaaagtcgaggggtgtgaatacattctgaaggcactgtatggtgtgtctttaaaaaaaaaagttaagcaCTGCAAGTCtataactagactacagtaaaccTACTGATTGAATGTTAGAAAATTGCAAGAACAATTGAGTGAAATCCTTTACCAACCTGCACCTGTTTCTACAATGTCAAATTTGCTGCTAAACCGAATAGGTAAACTGTCATAGGGTGGAGTTTTGAATGCATTACTTATGGTATGTTCTCTACATATtgatgacattttgtcagctaCCAAGTTTGGAGACTTGATCGAATTCTCTTACCCTATTGGATACTCACATTTGGGTGTATATGATGAAGATGGACACATAATCCATTTTGCAGTGACAGGTGAGGCATGAATGTGAAAACATTCATACATTCATACAAGATTGGTGTGTTACAGAGTTCTTATGTTGATATTTAGAGTTAATGATACCCATAAAGTCTTGAGTCAACAAATTTACAACTATTTTTATGTAATTACTATTTTATGACCCTCAAGTGCATCTTTATTCCCAAACTGCTTTGATCCTAGATGAGGGGTGGCTGATGAGTACCATCCGCCATGGCCTGCAAGCAGGATTTCCTGTGTGTGGTGACCTCCTTCTTGGGAGGTCACCAGCCCTCATCACAGGAAAAGATAAATCAGAGGCTTGATGCTCTGATGAACATTTATTATTCCCATACCGACTATTCTCACTCAACTGTGAACACTTTGCCTTTGTACGATATGTAGAAGCTGTGTGCAACCAGGTAAGTTGaaacatacatatacagtagaaCTGGAGTCTCCatcagttaaataaaggataaataaaaataacaaataaaaatctCCAGTCCTGGAGATTGAATCGTGTGTGTAACTGCTTGGCTGGAACTGCCAGGACCAAAGTTAGAGATGCATATCAAGGACTTTCTGGGCACAAAGTAttcataaaataaatatatttgagaaGCTCATTTTAAttgtatgttgttgttttttttgatTCCCAGAAGAACCAAGGATAAGGAGTGTGAAGACGGGACAGATGTTTTCCAAGACATTGTggtaaatataatatatttaataaaCTGTGATCTATTTTACTAAATGTGCTAAATGTTGCCAATGTATCGGCGCAATATGAAATAATTTGGCCTTTTGGCCTGAGTTGTGGATGATTTTGTTATGACATGTGTGGTATTTGGATGAGGTGTCCTACAGGGCAACTGTAGTGTGTGTTAAGAAGTAAAGCTTCCAGTGTGGATTCACTCCTTAATCAGTAGCCTGCgtctatattattttatattaaccACAAGTAAAGTATAGTGCATATTAGGCTACATTGGTGGTAGCTGTGGGATGGCCTTTGTAAGGAAttgttgccatttgggacttggTGTGAATGGAAAGAGGCTCTGCCTCCGCCCCTAGGCCTAAAGCTTTTGTGGCGCAGGGAGTACAGCTCTCGTCTCTGCACCGCAGAATCCATGGATCCAGCCCAAATACAGCTCACGCTCTCTCTACATCAGCCTGTTACTTACTTTTTCAAATAGGTTCTTGTTTGGACGGACAAGTTGTCATTGTAAACATGAATTGTTTCTTAATTTACTTACCTGTACCTGTATAAACAAAGATTAAAAtccacatcatatatactgttaATACTGTGTAGGCTATATTGAATTAAATGTATAGGATAGGTGAGATCAGGACGATGTTCTGATGTTATAGGCTACCCATCTTGAAGCCAAATTTGTAAATGCCTCCGTTATGAGCTGCATATCACCTATCATAACCCAAAAACATACTCCTGTTTATGTTTTTCTTGTCATAAACAGATGATCCATTTCATGTTTAGATTAAAGATTAgttcaagagagagagaaaggaaggatgCACTTAACAAGCAAAGACTGTCTAGTTTACAAGTATTATAACAGGGCCTGAATTAATAACCTGGATGTGAATCATACTGTGTACCGGATATTCTTTCATTTTAGTTGAGAAAGGACAATGGGCATGCTAATTGTAGCCTCTGGAAAGAGTGTGACATTATCCATCATAATTGTGTTTTCTGATCCTGAAGGAGCTTAGCATTCCACCAAGAACGTTAAGTAAGTAGGTACGGTCTTTCAAGTTGATTTATTTTGAATCAAGGTAGCTAACGCTATTAACTTAAGGTAACGTAGCTAAGGTAAACATTGTTAGCACTAGTTATCTACATTGCTAaagttagccaactagctagcatACGAAAACCAGTCCTTACTGTGGCTAAGTGGCTTTAAAAAAACGAATCTTAGCTAGTTACCGATGGTGTCGTTTAATTTATTGTGACcacgtttttgttgttttgtgtaACTAAATAAcgtttagcaagctagctaacgttcgTCAATTTAAATTGAAACGAGTTGACGTAACGACGttagtttgttagctagctacatacgAGCTCctaattagctaactagctacgttTCCACAATAACAAGCTGCTTGGTGGTTATCCAGTTATCTGGGTGGtttatttagctaacgttagctagtcatTTAGGATTAGCGAAATTTAACAATGTCATGTAGCTAACttaactagctagtagctactgtactgactgtaacGTTAGATGTTTGTTGTTAACAACAATGACCTACCTAGCTTCCTGACTGTTGTGATTAACGTTAGCTACTAATGCCAAagatgagatatatatatatacaggctaTGCTATTGTATATACTGGCTATGCTATTGTATATACTGGCTATGCTATTGtatatagctagccagctagcttggACCTCTGCTTGTTTAACTATCTACTGTAGCTACGTCGTTGTTGGCTTGGTGCATTGAGCTAGCCTAGAAAGCCAGTCATCATTACCTATTTTCCGTGTTGATGTTTAGTAAACTTCGTGAGAGAGTTACGCCACTGATATCATGACTGACAGACATGTTGTGTATATTTGTTTCCCTTGCTCAAATAACTGTTATCATTACATTAGTAACTTTCAGTTTGGTTGGCTTGCTAGCTATAGGCATGGTAGACACTAACATTAACGTTACTAGTTAAGCTACACAATAGAGAGAGCTTAGCTACCTATCTAGATGCTGAAACATGAGTTTAGATAATCAACCTAATTTAATGTTAAAATTAATACCTTTGTTTGAGTTTATGCTCTTTCTGTTCCGTTTTTTACTGTTTTGCCAGGTGTGAAGTGTTTTGTCCCTCTTTTTTTTATAGGAAAGCAGTTTAAGTATTCAGACAACACAGAAGTTGTTGGGATTTCTGCATCCCCGTTGTCATCTTCCACCCCTAACAAAGTGATGACCTCACAGCAGCATCCCCTCCCCAATGCAAACGTCAACCCTCCCCTCCTTGTCCCCCAGAACTCTTCAGCTCACCACGGTAGGCCTCACATTCACCCAAACCagctggactctactcagagtAGTGCTGCGGGGCACCTTGCCCCCCACAGAGGTCTGATGGGTGGTGTGGGGTCCTCATCAGTGGGGACCTCCAGCGGAGTGGCAGTGAACAGGGGTGCCTCGGCCTCCTGCACTAACTCTGCCATTTCCAGGAGGCCCTCGTCGGGACGCTTCGAACCCTGGCCCGAGGAGGCCGTAGACAACGCTTACGGCTTGTACTCGCTGCACCGCATGTTTGACATAGTGGGAGCCCAGCTTACGCACCGTGACGTGCGAGTGCTCTCCTTCCTGTTCGTGGACGTCATCGACGAGTATGAGCGCGGAGGCATCAGGAGCGGCCGGGACTTCTTGCTAGCTCTGGAGCGCCAGGGGCGCTGTGATGAGACCAACTTCAGACACGTCCTGCAGCTGCTCCGTATCATCACGCGGCACGACCTGCTGCCCTACGTCACACTCAGGAAGAGACAGACCGGTGAGTGGTGGTTTCCTTCTCAACCTTTGCCTTTTTCAGGCCCACTAAAATTCTATTGAAAATGAAAAAGCAAACTAAATCTATTGGCGTCAAGGCAGAAAACGTAGGTTGCCGATCCCCAAAATGTTATGTTGTTAGTCTCCAAAATGTTATGCCAaacattttttaccccttttcgcCAACTTCTTGAAAACACACTTTTTGTGTTTTCTTAGTTAATAATTGACCATTTGCATTAAATGTAAATATTAAGTCACTAACCAAAAGCGTTGCTGTGCTTTGCTTTTCAGTGTGCCCAGACCCAGTGGATAAGTACCTGGAAGAGACGTCAGTGCGTTATGTGTCCCCCAGAGGAGGAGAAAGCAGGGAGGCTACaccccacaggaggacaggtgAATATGTGACTTTGCATGTATacatctacatacagtatgtgtgtgtgtgtggggggagtaaTAAAGTTGGTGGAAATAGTGAAATTAATACATCTCTAAATATCTTAGCATTTTTTTCCCTACTCCACTAACAGGCCCCCAACCAGTAATATGCTGTTCTCCATCGGGGCCCCAGGTGGGCCCCCCCCGCACCAAGCCAGGCCCCCCATTACCGAGCCGCAAAAGGAAGAGGGCCCACACCACAGGAGACTGCAGGGAGAAGCAAACCTGTGGTAAGGGAATTCAAAAGAAACTGTTTTGTTTAGTAACTTTATGCCTTCAGAGGTTGCATGTGTGTATTTACTTTTTGACAGTTCTTTCATGACAAGGAATTACAAAAGAGTTGGCTATCTGCGACCAAACTATACAGTTGCTGAATTAAGTCATTCCTTGACTGtattgtttccatggcattagACGACACACACTTCCTCTCTATAACCATTCCACTTGCTCTTCCCTATTCACCCCACACCCCTGCAGACATCCGCCTACGAGTGCGCGCCGAGTACTGCCAGCATGAATCAGCGCTTCAGGGAAACGTCTTCTCCAACAAGCAGGAGGCTCTGGAGAGGCAGTTTGAGAGGTTCAACCAGGCAAACACTATTCTCAAGTCCCGGGACCTGGGCTCCATCATCTGTGACATCAAGTTCTCGGAGCTCACATACCTAGATGCTTTCTGGCGGGATTATATCAACGGCTCCCTGCTGGAGGCCCTGAAGGGCGTCTTCATCACAGACTCACTTAAACAGGCAGTGGGCCATGAGGCCATCAAACTGCTGGTCAATGTGGATGAGGAGGACTATCAGGCTGGCCGCCGCAAGCTGCTCCGGAACCTGGTCACTGGAGGTGGGGCTGGGGCCGGGGCTGCTGCCACACCCGACGGGAGCAGAGGGACTCCATCCTCTTAGAAGCGCATGTCTGCTTCTTTTAGCAGTGGGGGCCACCCATGTCCCAAATAAGATAACTTAACGGCGAGGACAGAAGCAAGGAAAGTATAAAGTACGTTCTGATTCAGGAAGAAGTATGAGGAAGAATGCTGGGTGCCCTGCCCTTTCATCTATAAAGGGAATGTGAAATTAAAGTGAGCAAGAGTAAGTTGAGTTAGATGTATGGAACACAGACATAAGATAAGTGTTTTGAATGTTGAAGGTTTAGTTTTTTCTGCTGGAAGGACAATGCTAATATTTTATATTGTAACTTGTGAATTGACTATAAAATCTGATTTAACATTTTCTTTTGGTATCACACAGCTCTTTGCCATAAAGTGTTCTTGAAAAGTCCCCTAGTAGACTATTACTACACATGGCTATAAACAAGTCCCTATTGGGACATTTAGCATTTTGTTTACTGCCAGACAGGGACAAAATCATTGTATGCCAGGGACATGCCATCATTATAATTATTTGGTAGTAAatcatttaaaaatatttttggtaTGTTGTCAAATGAACAATTCTTGTGTGGGTCATTCTTGATGATTTGGTTCAAAAGGATTGAAAAGATTAAGCGTACTGAGTGGTTTCAGATGTGCTTGAAAATTGCAATACAAAATTCAACAACAGAGTGCAGTAATAAGTATAAAAAAACAGCAAGTCATTTTGAAATAATTTTGACCCCAAATACTGTATCTACCCTCATCTCAAATACAAATGTCCTTTTTGAATATGTGTATTCACCCATGGCTCAGACTTCTATTTCTTGATTTGCTTGTCAATATTAGAATTTAATCAGAAAGACGCATTCATTAAAGCTGGAATCTTTAGTGGTGAAACTGCCACGTCtgtttgcgatattacaacaacaaagacagCACTTCAAACAACACCGTTTTTTTCCCTCTGACATCATCTCACATCATTGCAAGCACGATAGAACAGCAGAGTAGGTACCACAATGCTCCGCTGCTCTGTttccaaaacaaaaacaaaagcaCCTGGGGTTTTTAAAACAACTTTAACAATTGTTTTATTATAGTTTTATTAGAGTTACAACCAACATACAAAGTTCCCCCCTTGTTTTTGCTTTTTAATTGTAATTTCATGTAAAGAGAAAAGGCTCTACACACTGCATTTAGTACTTTCAACCATTTATTTGGGGGAAGTACACTGGGAGCACCATTTTGTTTGATTGAGTTCATCAATATCATAGATTTTACTACAACGGTATAATTAGGTATATTGTGTTTCATGCAAATGTACAAGACCAGAGTAGTTGGTGATTATTTTGGACCACATTTTCAAAACATCTTTGTCCACAGTTCATTATCCTACAATCAATCTGACACAATGTAGCATGGTGTAGTGCTATCCAAGTTAGGAGCCTCTGATACTTGCTTTAGGAAGCAAGGCAACTTTAAACATGTTTTACCGCCTTGGACCAATCAGTAAGTTTAGTCAAAATCGTcccagtgctgtctgagatatcgTGTGTGATGAACGTACAGGCAGAGTCAGATCCACAGACGATTAACATTGATCAGACTGCCATCTGATAAAATATTTAATACAGTTGGCTATACCTTTGACATATGAGGGTGTTTTCTAGGCAACATTTTTTATAGGTTGTGAGGTTGGCTTTCATAGATGCAGCAAGGTCAAGAGCAGTGATGTGTTGGAAAGTGGTTCACTTCATACTTGTTTGCATTGTAAGAATGTCCTCAGTCTCATATACAGATGTggtcaaatatattggcacccttgcttGATTCACTATTTATTCTAAAATAAGTtgaaattaaaaaatattttggattTTACAAGTGTATTTGTTTGATTTACAACAGCACATGGGCATGaagaacaaaacatttttttcagatttttcccttCAAAGTAAAAAATGGCCTGGACTAATTAATATAGTCTAATTCATTTGGTTGGAGGCATGATTCTCATTTACTGCATAATTTTACTTACTCACCTGTTGTAAGTTGCAGGTGCCTATGGGGTAAAAATTCCATTCAATCAGTTTTGAAAAGAACAAACTGAAGATTCTACTCCATTGCGCTCTATTGTGAAATGCAAGAGTGCGAATATATTTGACTGCATCTGTAGGCTACAGCAGTTGTCTGCCTCTGTTTAACAGTGTATAATGTGTACATCAGTTACTTTAAACGGATGTTCAATATCTATACGATTCCACATGAAAAGGTAATATAGTTCATCAGAGTGCAGTATCTTATATTTGTATTCCCctaatatgttttgatttgtgttGGTAAATTCATGTTATAGCCGACAAGATTAGCATTTTAGCGCTGCTACTTAGTCTTAGATTTTTCCTGGATCAATTAACTTTTATGGAAGATTAAAGGATTTTGCCAACTGCTTTCAAAATTCACTCTTGCTTTTAACTCTTGTTAAAATGATCAGTGACATTTCCCTTTACCTTTCCATGTATTAAATAAAAGAGCTAGTCATATTTGGTACTAAAATCTAATCTTGGTACATAAAAGGTTCTGACAGGTTCTGTTTTGAGTAAGAAGACCAGATATTAAATTCACATTGTTTTGCAATATGTCATGTgccatcttttatttcagttttactgctacattttacatttacttgcTTTTAGatgagaaaaatacatttaaaaggaATTCTTACCCAATTATCTAtagatagattttttttttaaagagtcccctcagccaacTGACGTTATTGAGGAGTTTGCCATACCACACATTAAAGCAAGTATTACGATGCAATACAGCTGTTCATATTTCCCTAATGGAATATAACACAAAGTTGCAAATTGGTATCTATTATATAGGTTCTATGTTAATTGTTTTTAAGCCTTAATAGATTGCATGTCTAGTTATGATCCCCAGAAACATGAGACAACTTCTGTAACCTTTCTGCAGATAATTCAATAGGCTATATTCTTTGCAACTTTTTAAAATGCATTTTTCTTGTGTAGTGCAAGCAAATGGAACTGGTCATAAATTGGAGAGATATTGTCAATACATACCATACAGCAGATGGGAAGGAGCACTTTATTTTTTCTCTGTTCTAAATATTCCCTTGTAGCACACAAACATAGTCAAATCCCCTACTCAGAAATCTTGGACATAAAAGCAAGAAATGCATCACATTGTTTGCCCATATTTGTTGTATGTTGTTATTTTGTAATTATTTTATTTGTACTGACCAAAAAAGAGATTGTGGTTTTACGTGAATATTTACATTGATGTGTGGCTGGTACATTTGTCtgcacaaataaaaaaataagttgtTTAAAAGTCAATAAAAATGTTGTGTAAACAATGTGACATTTTGAGCAGATTGCATTGATTTGACATTTGCTTtactactgtttttattttattccaa
Encoded proteins:
- the LOC139416551 gene encoding death effector domain-containing protein isoform X1, with protein sequence MTSQQHPLPNANVNPPLLVPQNSSAHHGRPHIHPNQLDSTQSSAAGHLAPHRGLMGGVGSSSVGTSSGVAVNRGASASCTNSAISRRPSSGRFEPWPEEAVDNAYGLYSLHRMFDIVGAQLTHRDVRVLSFLFVDVIDEYERGGIRSGRDFLLALERQGRCDETNFRHVLQLLRIITRHDLLPYVTLRKRQTVCPDPVDKYLEETSVRYVSPRGGESREATPHRRTGPQPVICCSPSGPQVGPPRTKPGPPLPSRKRKRAHTTGDCREKQTCDIRLRVRAEYCQHESALQGNVFSNKQEALERQFERFNQANTILKSRDLGSIICDIKFSELTYLDAFWRDYINGSLLEALKGVFITDSLKQAVGHEAIKLLVNVDEEDYQAGRRKLLRNLVTGGGAGAGAAATPDGSRGTPSS
- the LOC139416551 gene encoding death effector domain-containing protein isoform X2, whose amino-acid sequence is MGGVGSSSVGTSSGVAVNRGASASCTNSAISRRPSSGRFEPWPEEAVDNAYGLYSLHRMFDIVGAQLTHRDVRVLSFLFVDVIDEYERGGIRSGRDFLLALERQGRCDETNFRHVLQLLRIITRHDLLPYVTLRKRQTVCPDPVDKYLEETSVRYVSPRGGESREATPHRRTGPQPVICCSPSGPQVGPPRTKPGPPLPSRKRKRAHTTGDCREKQTCDIRLRVRAEYCQHESALQGNVFSNKQEALERQFERFNQANTILKSRDLGSIICDIKFSELTYLDAFWRDYINGSLLEALKGVFITDSLKQAVGHEAIKLLVNVDEEDYQAGRRKLLRNLVTGGGAGAGAAATPDGSRGTPSS